The segment GCGCCTGGGTGTGCCTATGTGGCCCTCCCCACGGACAGAGTATCCGGGAACGTACCCGAAAGCATCACAAAATTGCCATGTACTTCGCGACCTCTACAACCACCGCTGCCGCTTCGGGAAGGGAACCCGGTCCAGGTCGTTCGCGGCGATGACGGTAGCTCCGCCGGACCGCGCCCGGGCTTGCTCCGCGAGTAGTCCGACGTCGGGATAGCGCGAGGAGAAATGGGTAAGGATCAGCATGCCCGCTTCGGCAGTGGCAGCCAACGCCCCGGCCTGCCCGGCGGTGAGGTGGCGGTACTGAGCGGCGAGGGCGCCGTCGTCGTCGCTGAAAGTGGACTCAGCGACGAGAAGGTCCACCCCCTCGGCGAGTTCCTCAGCACCGTCACATGGCGCCGTGTCCATCACGAAGGCGAAGCTCTGTGCGGGCCTCGGCACGCTCACGTCTTCCAAGCGCACGCCGCCCAGGCTCCCGTCCCGCCGCAGGAGGCTGATATCGGATCCGGTAATCCCCGCCGCCGCAAGCCGCTCCGGCAGTAGGCTGCGGCCTTCGGGCTCGACAACCCTGTAACCGTATGTCTCGATTCGATGGAGCAGCGGGCGCACCTCCACTCCTGCCGCGATAGGACCGGCACCGCCGTGCGGATGAAGCCGAAGGTCGATGCCGGGCGACGCAACAGCCACGAGGGCGCGGATCATGTCCTCGCCGGACGCGGGATAGTGCAAGTGGATTGGATGCTCCACCCGGTCCAGAGCCATACGCGAAAGCACGCCCGGCAGCCCGAAACAGTGGTCTCCGTGGACATGGGTAATACAGATACGCGTGAGCTGGCTGGCCGAGACACCAGCTTGGATCATCTGCCGCTGGGTGCCCTCTCCAGGATCGAAGAGCAGGCCCTCGCCATCCCAGTAGAGCACGTATCCGTTGTGGTTGCGGGTCCTGGTCGGGACCTGGGAGGCGGTGCCGAGAACCACGAATTCACGCATGGAACCGAGTGTCTCATTACTTGGCGGCTACACCCATCATCTTGGGCACTCTTGCCCGGTGACGGTC is part of the Arthrobacter ramosus genome and harbors:
- a CDS encoding ribonuclease Z, producing the protein MREFVVLGTASQVPTRTRNHNGYVLYWDGEGLLFDPGEGTQRQMIQAGVSASQLTRICITHVHGDHCFGLPGVLSRMALDRVEHPIHLHYPASGEDMIRALVAVASPGIDLRLHPHGGAGPIAAGVEVRPLLHRIETYGYRVVEPEGRSLLPERLAAAGITGSDISLLRRDGSLGGVRLEDVSVPRPAQSFAFVMDTAPCDGAEELAEGVDLLVAESTFSDDDGALAAQYRHLTAGQAGALAATAEAGMLILTHFSSRYPDVGLLAEQARARSGGATVIAANDLDRVPFPKRQRWL